Within the Pseudoxanthomonas sp. Root65 genome, the region TCCAGACAGCGGAAAGAGGTGCCGTGCCGACGCTGTACGCCGCCACGGCGCAGGATGCGCAAGGCGGACGTTACTACGGGCCGACCGGCCTGCTGGAAGCACGCGGCGCGCTGGGTCATGCCCGTGTGCCCGACGCCGCCACCGATGCAGAGGCCGCCGCACGCCTGTGGGATGTCAGCGAGACGCTGAGCGGCGTGCACTATCCGTCGGGCACGGCCGAATGACGTCCACGGACCGCACACCCCAGGGCCTTCACCAATGAACCGGAATGCGACGCCGACGTCCGACCGCCGGCACCTGCCGTATCGCTTGCTCAATCTCCATCGCGAAGAAGTCGCGCCGGTCCTGATTGCCGCGCTGTTCTTCTTCTGCTTGCTGACCGCCTTGATGCTGCTGCGGCCAGCGCGCGACGCGCTCGGCATGGAACGTGGCATCGAAAGCATCCGCTGGTTGTTCATCGGCACCGCGCTGGCGACGCTGGCGGTGAACCCGGTGTTCGGCTGGCTGGTCGCGCGCCTGCGGAGGTTGCAGTTCATCGGCGCGACCTACGGGTTCTTCGTCGCGAGTCTGGCGGGTTTCTGGGCCTTGCTGGTGTTCGCGCCGGGCGCGGTCGGCGAGCGCAGCGGCCAGGTGTTCTACGTGTGGTTCAGCGTGTTCAACCTGTTCGTGACCATGGTGTTCTGGGCACTGTTGGCGGACCGCTTCACCAGCGACCAGGGCAAGCGCTTCTTCGCACTGATCTCGGTCGGCGGCACGCTGGGCGCGATCTTCGGACCGTGGCTGACGTCGCGCCTGGCGGTGCCGTTGGGGACGCCGAGCCTGTTGCTGGTCGCTGGCGGCTTCCTGCTCGTGGCGCTGGGCACCGCCTGGCTGCTGCTGCGGGTGGTACCCGACAAGGCGGCCGGCGCTGCCTCGACATCCGCAACGTGCGCGGCAGTGGAGCCGGCGCG harbors:
- a CDS encoding MFS transporter — encoded protein: MNRNATPTSDRRHLPYRLLNLHREEVAPVLIAALFFFCLLTALMLLRPARDALGMERGIESIRWLFIGTALATLAVNPVFGWLVARLRRLQFIGATYGFFVASLAGFWALLVFAPGAVGERSGQVFYVWFSVFNLFVTMVFWALLADRFTSDQGKRFFALISVGGTLGAIFGPWLTSRLAVPLGTPSLLLVAGGFLLVALGTAWLLLRVVPDKAAGAASTSATCAAVEPARIGGSAWAGLVAVFRSRYLTAIAGYVVLMTVMATFIYFTRLQMVAAVTDDMDARAAILGSIDMWTQVAVLVLQVTLTGKLIQRFGLGVALAILPVATALGFIGLAIYGSFVVLVLLEATNRAVQRGITRPAREALFTVVSREDKYKAKAFVDTFMYRTGDVVGAQAEGVLGRLGLALGGLASVVVPLAVAWAALGLWLGRAQARHAVAAEHEFSSTPGHHRAPSSSGKEA